A region from the Corticium candelabrum chromosome 14, ooCorCand1.1, whole genome shotgun sequence genome encodes:
- the LOC134189731 gene encoding glucosamine-6-phosphate isomerase 1-like, giving the protein MRLVILPSYDDASTWAAKYIKARINEFKPGPEKHFVLGLPTGSTPKGCYKKLVEFHKSGELSFKYVTTFNMDEYVGLPRDHPESYHSFMLENLFKHIDINPQNVHMLDGNAPDLIAECDAYEEKIKKAGGIHLFLGGIGPDGHIAFNEPGSSLSSRTRVKTLAKDTIEANSRFFGGDVSKVPTQALTVGVATVMDAYEVMIMITGAHKAFALYKAIEEGVSHMWTVSAFQQHQRTIFVCDEDATLELRVKTVKYFKGLMDLHNKLLEEKDGDDEPSSKKEGK; this is encoded by the exons ATGAGACTCGTTATTTTGCCGAGCTATGACGACGCCAGCACGTGGGCTGCTAAGTACATCAAGGCAAGGATCAATGAATTCAAGCCCGGTCCTGAGAAACACTTCGTACTCGGACTACCGACAG GATCTACTCCTAAAGGATGCTACAAAAAGCTAGTCGAGTTCCACAAGAGTGGTGAACTATCATTCAAGTATGTTACAACATTCAATATGGATGAGTACGTGGGCTTGCCACGAGATCATCCAGAAAGCTACCACTCTTTCATGTTGGAAAACCTTTtcaaacacattgatatcaacccaCAAAATGTTCACATGCTTGATGGAAATGCACCAGATTTGATTGCAGAATGCGATGCATATGAAGAAAAGATCAAAAAAGCCGGAGGAATCCATCTCTTTCTAGGAG GAATTGGGCCTGATGGCCATATTGCATTTAATGAGCCAGGATCTTCCCTTTCGTCACGCACTCGAGTAAAGACATTGGCAAAAGATACTATAGAGGCCAATTCTCGTTTCTTTGGTGGTGATGTTAGCAAAGTGCCTACACAAGCATTGACAGTAGGCGTAGCAACAGTTATGGATGCTTATGAG GTCATGATAATGATTACTGGTGCACATAAGGCATTTGCCTTGTACAAAGCCATTGAAGAAGGTGTCAGTCACATGTGGACTGTATCCGCCTTTCAACAACATCAGCGAACtatatttgtgtgtgatgAAGATGCTACTCTCGAATTGCGtgtgaagacagtcaaatatTTTAAGGGTCTCATGGATTTACACAATAAGCTATTGGAAGAAAAGGACGGAGATGATGAACCATCAAGCAAGAAGGAAGGCAAATAG
- the LOC134189853 gene encoding N-acetylglucosamine-6-phosphate deacetylase-like: MADDTTLYRFTNCRILRQGKLLDTDEALWIRGGRVQDPRRLFWDEKREADVDIDCGGLIASPGFIDVQINGAAGYDFTSGSNTKEALQSVARLIVKHGVTAFCPTIVSSLPSVYHKVLPQIVQYESQFGEARMLGAHLEGPFISKTKCGAHSEHAIRDGTESPITYQEILSCYGSLDRVRIITLAPEVCNKHEIVHRLSTREGKNKIVVSLGHSEAGLNLANKTVEQGARFITHLFNAMLPFHHRDPGIVGLLTRDKDKNSKDCIVYYGIISDGVHTEPAALRIAHRACPKGIVLVTDAIAAMGLGNGRHRLGNQEIIVEDSCRASVVGQTTLAGSVTTMDMCVRHFQEATECSIVETLEAATLHPAQLLGEESDIGTLNFGSRADFVLLDSSLEVQRTYIGGQCVYDRESK, from the exons ATGGCCGATGATACCACACTTTATCGTTTCACAAATTGCCGTATATTACGTCAAGGAAAGCTCCTGGACACAGACGAGGCCTTATGGATACGCGGAGGCCGCGTCCAGGACCCTAGGCGTCTGTTCTGGGACGAGAAACGAGAAGCTGATGTTGATATCGACTGTGGAGGATTAATAGCATCTCCTGGATTTATTGATGTTCAAATAAACG GTGCTGCAGGTTACGACTTTACATCAGGTAGCAACACTAAGGAGGCTTTACAATCTGTTGCCAGATTGATTGTAAAGCATGGTGTTACTGCTTTCTGTCCAACAATTGTGTCGTCTTTGCCCAGTGTATATCACAAG GTATTGCCCCAGATAGTACAGTATGAAAGTCAGTTTGGTGAAGCAAGGATGCTTG GGGCTCATCTCGAAGGACCCTTCATCAGCAAGACTAAATGTGGTGCTCATAGTGAACACGCTATCAGAGATGGAACTGAATCACCTATAACATATCAAGAAATTCTCAGTTGTTATGGCTCACTAGATCGTGTCAGAATCATCACTCTTGCCCCTGAAGTTTGCAATAAGCATGAAATTGTCCACAGACTGTCAACAAGAGAAGGCAAAAACAAGATCGTTGTATCATTAG GTCACAGTGAAGCAGGCCTCAATTTAGCAAATAAAACAGTCGAGCAGGGAGCAAGATTTATTACTCATTTGTTTAATGCTATGCTTCCT TTTCACCATCGTGATCCTGGTATAGTAGGTCTTCTGACCAGAGATAAGGATAAAAATTCAAAAGACTGCATCGTTTATTATGGCATTATATCAGATGGTGTACACACTGAGCCTGCTGCTTTGAGAATTGCCCATAGAGCCTGTCCAAAAG GGATTGTGCTAGTGACAGATGCTATTGCAGCTATGGGACTAGGAAACGGAAGGCACAGGTTGGGTAATCAAGAAATCATTGTTGAAGATAGCTGTCGTGCTTCTGTTGTGGGACAAACGACACTTGCAGGAAG tGTGACTACTATGGACATGTGTGTTCGACATTTCCAAGAAGCAACAG AGTGCTCAATTGTAGAAACTCTTGAGGCAGCTACACTACATCCTGCTCAGCTTCTAGGTGAAGAATCTGATATAGGAACTTTGAACTTTGGGTCCAGGGCAGACTTTGTACTCTTGGATAGTTCACTGGAAGTTCAACGGACATATATAGGTGGACAGTGTGTTTATGATCGAGAAAGTAAATGA
- the LOC134189461 gene encoding uncharacterized protein LOC134189461, translating into MGTEQRDIEVLRNNQLMRRSEFSEMVRALDQHFATTEDLKRLPFGRKRSARTFYCLLLKMLYETALTRTPEKQLEDINRVYLWFHSNKSYWNTTTRFKGAKSAKLKLHVRQQKVSSLQCNSSPLNSTTSQELLRGTDFATSPSQMTHLTRRPKITRGRLQSPETLNETLTVQSALQGSSHASSTKPRTLLTPEVLVTLNKMRRDEAALLSSNSDDDEGFTSFYLKHLKEQSLGNERTLTSVDEDKEMSVGSNNYTQMADAHKQTVYAPATTEQLCYSCGDISGSLVEHTCHVTSISCPSHQIKEHSPVVRQKFQELKLQTFPDKLTLADIEFSRLQKRYNARHSLKAGIVYKMASQIGEQLLEKRMKLSEKSLTHVEGTQVFIDEKDKHLQDGTVPVHATTLQNQLNQVVDASTSFVSEAETSGLGESMVEVTESFPGVFLPDDAMDSATFSAEHSPSPECSSPVSISITLVDGEPIVETTVEDEQHRVPPSTPKAGSVCSEIASSETETKKPDEKPTTGQKKGQTARSNWRSRETGSYRWTADGVGGSTYMKRIVKAHTVPAQQLSPRLHTTPVKPTTRIKPRPVEMTKTKAEMLQSTMKVKHVKLTKREMQQRCGSSRSLSSCTDMDSVKGNDKNYSLSKTKIPHIVVDGDEKSSDVIQRMRPSSAVSSRPSSSRSQLESSLVKSCTSLKSLRAENERYQWVGLDVDLLDTDGITRRREAKAAVDIQRIFREYQVGDKQRKQRDKERKEKAASVLQRNFRGFLARKRQIETNIAVRGKIVDKAWTVEHQKGITQKQADREKGSKKLMQQQARNYHKRMKSINSVKPHWDIYKLFHPDVVPKEIKSKAAVAIQRAWKGYRERKAKKAFTTASLLSGASPRYVVREFYSRVERLRRMHMCEKFTLPNATFIVLQDYTKRRATYEKAFKRLAANGTLEFCILKKFFKECDHFPTTRELNTAVFAVTGATSIEEVKYLTCEQALDAIFYLYLPSGSNFKSSHVRKSTWLNPIVDGKEALAMKEKIAKQTDLKRCLELVAAMRARVKSEG; encoded by the exons ATGGGTACCGAACAACGCGACATCGAAGTTCTACGAAACAATCAG TTGATGCGACGTTCAGAATTTTCCGAAATGGTGCGCGCTCTCGACCAACACTTTGCAACCACCGAAGATCTCAAACGCCTTCCTTTCGGACGAAA ACGAAGTGCTCGAACATTCTATTGTCTTCTTCTCAAGATGTTGTATGAAACTGCTCT CACAAGAACACCTGAAAAACAATTGGAAGATATCAATCGAGTTTATCTTTGGTTTCATTCTAATAAGAGTTACTGGAACACAACAACA CGATTCAAAGGTGCTAAATCTGCAAAGTTGAAATTACATGTAAGACAGCAAAAAGTGTCATCTTTACAATGCAATTCTTCTCCACTAAACTCTACCACATCACAAGAGTTGCTGAGGGGAACAGATTTTGCCACAAGCCCTTCTCAAATGACGCATCTTACAAGGCGACCCAAGATTACCAGG GGCAGATTACAGAGTCCAGAGACACTAAATGAAACTCTTACTGTCCAGAGTGCTTTGCAAGGATCTAGTCATGCCTCAAGTACAAAGCCAAGAACACTACTAACACCTGAA GTTTTAGTGACTCTGAACAAGATGCGCAGAGATGAAGCAGCTTTGTTGTCTAGTaatagtgatgatgatgagggtTTTACTTCTTTTTATCTCAAACATTTGAAAGAGCAATCACTAG GTAATGAGAGAACTCTGACAAGTGTAGatgaagacaaagagatgAGTGTAGGCAGTAATAACTACACTCAAATGGCagatgcacacaaacaaactgtttaTGCACCAG CGACAACAGAGCAGTTGTGTTACAGCTGTGGTGACATATCTGGAAGTTTGGTTGAGCACACTTGTCATGTCACATCTATATCGTGTCCTTCTCATCAAATAAAGGAACATTCACCTGTTGTGAGACAGAAGTTTCAAGAACTGAAATTGCAAACTTTTCCTGACAAATTGACATTAGCAGATATAGAGTTCTCAAG ATTGCAAAAAAGATACAATGCTCGACATAGTCTAAAAGCTGGTATTGTCTACAAAATGGCCAGTCAGATTGGTGAACAGCTTCTGGAAAAGAGAATGAAATTAAGTGAAAAATCATTGACGCATGTAGAGGGTACTCAAGTATTTATTGATGAGAAAGATAAACACCTGCAAGATGGTACAGTACCTGTTCACGCTACAACTTTACAGAACCAACTCAATCAAGTGGTAGATGCTTCAACATCATTTGTTTCAGAAGCAGAAACTTCAGGATTGGGTGAGTCGATGGTTGAAGTAACTGAATCATTTCCTGGTGTATTTCTGCCTGATGATGCCATGGATTCGGCTACGTTTTCTGCTGAGCATAGTCCATCTCCAGAATGCAGCTCGCCTGTGTCAATATCCATAACTTTAGTAGACGGTGAACCTATAGTAGAAACTACTGTTGAGGATGAGCAACATCGTGTTCCACCTTCAACTCCCAAGGCTGGTTCTGTCTGCAGTGAAATTGCATCTAGTGAGACAGAGACGAAGAA ACCAGATGAAAAACCAACTACTGGTCAAAAGAAAGGACAAACAGCCAGATCAAATTGGCGATCTAGGGAGACAGGAAGCTATCGTTGGACTGCTGATGGAGTTGGAGGTTCCACATATATGAAGAGAATAGTCAAAGCACATACAGTTCCAGCACAGCAATTGTCTCCTCGACTGCATACAACACCTGTAAAGCCAACTACCAGAATCAAACCTAGACCAGTTGAAATGACAAAAACTAAGGCTGAGATGTTGCAGTCAACTATGAAAGTGAAACACGTCAAGCTAACAAAAAGAGAAAT GCAACAACGTTGTGGAAGCTCTCGGTCATTGTCATCTTGTACAGACATGGACAGTGTGAAG GGAAATGATAAGAATTATTCCTTGTCAAAGACAAAAATTCCTCACATTGTTG TGGATGGGGATGAGAAATCTTCTGATGTTATACAAAG GATGCGACCTTCATCAGCGGTTAGTAGTCGTCCCTCTTCATCTAGAAGTCAACTAGAATCATCTCTAGTCAAATCTTGTACATCTCTAAAAAGTCTTCGAGCAGAAAATGAGCGGTACCAGTGGGTGGGTCTTGATGTG GATCTACTAGATACTGATGGAATTACACGGAGGCGGGAAGCAAAGGCTGCAGTAGACATTCAGAG AATCTTTCGAGAATACCAAGTAGGGGATAAACAGCGGAAGCAAagagacaaagaaagaaaagaaaaggcAGCTTCAGTTTTGCAAAG GAACTTTAGAGGCTTTCTAGCTCGGAAAAGGCAAATTGAGACTAATATCGCTGTACGAGGCAAAATTGTGGATAAAGCGTGGACTGTAGAGCATCAGAAAGGAATAACACAAAAACAGGCTGATCGGGAGAAAGGGTCCAAGAAGTTGATGCAGCAGCAAGCAAGAAATTACCACAAGCGCatgaaatcaataaattctgTGAAACCCCACTGGGATATTTATAA ACTATTTCATCCAGACGTCGTGCCAAAGGAGATAAAGTCTAAAGCAGCTGTTGCTATTCAACG AGCTTGGAAGGGCTACAGGGAGCGGAAAGCAAAAAAGGCCTTTACAACTGCT AGTCTCCTCAGCGGCGCCTCCCCACGCTACGTTGTGCGTGAATTTTACTCACGTGTTGAAAGACTGAGgcgcatgcacatgtgtgagAAGTTCACGCTACCAAATGCTACCTTCATCGTGCTTCAGGACTACACTAAACGTAGAGCCA CATACGAGAAAGCATTTAAAAGACTGGCTGCAAACGGAACGTTGGAGTTCTGCATACTGAAGAAGTTCTTTAAAGAGTGTGATCATTTCCCCACAACTCGAGAGCTTAATACTGCAGTGTTTGCTGTGACAGGCG CCACGTCTATTGAAGAGGTGAAATACTTGACTTGTGAGCAGGCTTTGGATGCCATTTTCTACCTGTACTTGCCGAGTGGGAGCAACTTCAAGTCATCTCACGTGAGGAAGTCCACGTGGCTCAATCCCATTGTGGACGGCAAAGAAGCTCTTGCCATGAAGGAGAAGATAGCTAAACAAACTGACCTAAAGAGATGTTTGGAGTTGGTTGCTGCGATGAGGGCAAGAGTGAAAAGTGAGGGATAG
- the LOC134189854 gene encoding uncharacterized protein LOC134189854, which translates to MDSADDIDQPLNSKSANISESTKKASYQSFAKQLSRPKRQQETNTWPRLCQSSTTDSCGADKFLKEATPTSDLVTVIDCKYPSASVQQAYLERKKQLWSWRGRQAKRVERRKERRRNTDSSTLSLHSSRTISEFEMSHLLSVNHPDLRILNAQSRIKANEAFSSGYDCFMSFKPRQGKRAIVQDQSFHGHHTAAAHNTRLLGALETQELVTVKSVQQQIRTARHSARLPQRCYSPAPCTPPASRASTAMPILKNQRPRSVRSTASPMTIHFPSKESNSI; encoded by the exons ATGGATAGTGCTGATGATATCGATCAACCCTTAAACTCGAAGTCAGCCAACATTTCG gaaagCACCAAGAAAGCAAGCTACCAGTCTTTTGCAAAGCAGTTGAGTAGACCAAAAAGGCAACAGGAAACG AACACCTGGCCAAGGCTCTGCCAGAGCTCAACAACTGACAGTTGTGGAGCAGACAAATTTCTAAAAGAAGCCACGCCCACATCGGATTTGGTCACCGTTATTGA TTGCAAATATCCTTCTGCATCTGTACAGCAAGCTTATCTCGAAAGAAAGAAACAGCTTTGGAG CTGGCGAGGGCGTCAGGCTAAGCGAGtagaaagaagaaaagaaagacgCAGAAACACTGATTCTAGTACACTCTCTCTGCACTCATCAAGAACGATAAGTGAATTTGAGATGTCACATCTCTTGTCAGTCAACCATCCTGATCTCAG GATACTGAATGCTCAATCGAGAATCAAAGCTAACGAAGCCTTCTCATCAGGATATGACTGCTTTATGAG TTTTAAGCCACGACAAGGCAAACGGGCAATTGTCCAAGATCAATCCTTTCATGGTCATCACACTGCAGCTGCCCACAATACTCGGTTACTAGGAGCCTTAGAAACACAGGAACTGGTCACTGTAAAGTCAGTTCAACAGCAAATAAG GACGGCTAGACATAGTGCCAGACTGCCACAGCGTTGCTACTCTCCTGCACCTTGCACACCTCCAGCATCAAGAGCTTCAACAGCAATGCCAATCTTGAAGAATCAACGGCCTAGA TCTGTTCGGTCAACTGCTAGCCCAATGACCATCCACTTCCCATCAAAGGAATCAAATTCAATTTGA
- the LOC134190383 gene encoding integrin alpha-8-like — MGVSVVSGSTGRFAACAHRHLQTTVTKDGKQWETIGRCVVYSQHFAVEGVYKPCQRNQDEAQETVLSHGDCEAGIAVALGNNDKTLIMGAPGTDVWLGAVFSQEINYFDVGELTRTTSGSMNNTHRVRLQGYSLSVGQFVSETNESIVQYAVGVPHWNAAGQYGRVNVFSQDVEKQTIQLLKSFTVYGRYSGSYFGHTVLAADTTGDGLDDLLVAGPTYSDFRPEIGHVSVFKNLNGRFGTANIELTGSIPFGRFGHAIVLLGDVNKDGYNDVAISAPYGGEDHLLGTIYIHFGSQDGLVRQASQIISASSVAHKRPVSMAFGASMAGAFDADGNGYPDLVVGSYLSEEITLLRTRPVVSIKGRVTLSPNLITNNFPQTCFGTSGELYTCVVVNVCVRVVTDVPSSLNRINYRVILDQRKKSLGLKSRAFFNSTGHRRAVGIFHLPNYKGSRQVCQELTAFILKNIRDRTTPVEVLFKYSLPSGHKTQLSNVSLYQPLPPVINHTLPSQKKNLARAFIHFRPECGSDNLCIPDLRLVDVAVLDLLPGSVYIIRAKTTITFRAMITNQGEDAYESKLVVTTPSVLSLIQVVISSVNSYCIQDKGHDETLVECDLGDPLKSGTTHIVEIVMSTVHIPLSLISLNVQFSVSSSNIELSSTLSDNIARMYVPVGAEADFLLEGVSNPDQYLLQKNFSRFPNVETEIGNHVNYTMFASNSGPSVVPEASLFVALPTHTAQGFPLLYVMNIDEAGNVYCEDEYVINPRAIATISQVNSEHRQKNYEPKSQAAIGTSVQSSFDVEILDQLVSNATQTTGQEVIESLKRECETDLIHCTVLTCHLNDMYAGSEAGVVITTRLWEATLLSREFGFEDLKLSIVAHVMPVNAPAIIGVASDHIVVSTSVSHGALEQQSSSLPVWAYVVAVVGSLLIVTVTVGVMWKVGFFKRNTKEKLKEEKRKSQMYLEEYEMTELEEQDKNCAPVDEKC; from the coding sequence ATGGGTGTTTCTGTAGTTTCTGGTTCGACTGGTCGATTTGCTGCCTGTGCTCATCGACATTTACAGACTACTGTAACAAAGGATGGTAAACAGTGGGAGACTATTGGTCGATGCGTTGTTTACTCTCAACACTTTGCTGTTGAAGGAGTCTACAAGCCTTGCCAACGTAACCAGGATGAAGCCCAAGAGACTGTCTTGTCTCATGGAGACTGTGAGGCAGGGATAGCGGTTGCTCTTGGCAACAATGACAAGACGTTGATTATGGGAGCCCCGGGAACAGACGTTTGGTTAGGAGCTGTGTTTAGTCaggaaattaattattttgatgTTGGGGAACTGACAAGAACAACAAGTGGGTCAATGAACAACACACATAGGGTCAGGCTCCAGGGTTATAGTCTTAGTGTTGGACagtttgtttctgaaactaaTGAGTCTATTGTACAGTATGCTGTTGGTGTGCCACATTGGAATGCAGCTGGTCAATATGGAAGAGTCAATGTGTTCTCGCAAGACGTGGAAAAACAAACGATTCAATTGCTGAAGTCTTTTACTGTGTATGGACGCTACAGCGGATCATACTTTGGTCACACCGTATTGGCGGCTGACACTACTGGAGATGGATTAGATGATCTATTGGTTGCTGGACCGACTTACTCTGACTTTCGGCCAGAAATTGGGCATGTTTCAGTATTTAAGAACTTGAATGGACGGTTTGGAACTGCAAACATAGAACTGACAGGAAGTATTCCGTTTGGGCGCTTTGGCCATGCAATTGTGCTGCTCGGTGATGTCAACAAGGATGGCTACAATGATGTGGCCATTAGTGCTCCATATGGTGGTGAAGATCATCTATTAGGAACAATTTATATTCATTTTGGATCTCAAGATGGTCTTGTAAGACAAGCATCACAGATTATATCAGCATCCAGTGTGGCACATAAGAGGCCAGTTTCGATGGCATTTGGGGCCTCAATGGCTGGAGCTTTTGATGCAGATGGCAACGGATATCCTGATCTAGTTGTTGGCTCTTACTTGTCAGAGGAAATTACATTGCTTCGAACTCGTCCTGTTGTATCTATCAAAGGTAGAGTTACATTGAGTCCAAACTTAATCACAAACAATTTCCCGCAGACATGTTTTGGTACTTCTGGAGAATTATACACATGCGTCGTTGTAAATGTATGTGTTCGTGTTGTCACTGACGTGCCTTCGTCTCTGAACAGAATCAATTATCGTGTTATACTAGATCAGCGAAAGAAGAGTCTTGGACTGAAATCTCGGGCATTTTTTAATAGTACTGGTCATCGGCGTGCAGTTGGCATATTTCATCTTCCAAACTACAAGGGTTCAAGACAAGTTTGTCAAGAATTGACTGCTTTTATCCTTAAAAATATCCGAGACAGGACAACACCGGTGGAGGTCTTGTTCAAGTACTCTTTGCCATCTGGACATAAAACACAATTGTCTAATGTAAGCCTTTATCAGCCTCTTCCTCCAGTCATCAATCACACCCTACCGTCACAAAAGAAAAATTTAGCTAGAGCATTTATACATTTTCGTCCAGAGTGTGGTTCAGATAACTTGTGCATACCAGATCTTCGACTTGTTGATGTAGCTGTTTTGGACTTGCTTCCGGGTTCAGTGTATATTATTAGAGCCAAGACTACAATCACTTTTCGAGCAATGATCACTAATCAGGGAGAAGACGCATACGAGAGTAAGTTGGTTGTTACCACACCAAGTGTGCTTTCACTTATTCAGGTAGTCATCTCATCTGTTAACTCATACTGCATCCAAGATAAAGGTCACGATGAAACTTTGGTAGAGTGTGACCTTGGTGACCCACTCAAGTCTGGCACTACCCATATTGTGGAAATAGTAATGAGCACGGTGCACATTCCACTCTCGTTAATTAGTTTGAATGTGCAGTTCTCAGTTAGCAGTTCCAACATAGAACTAAGTTCTACTCTCAGTGACAATATTGCACGGATGTATGTACCCGTGGGAGCTGAAGCAGACTTTCTTTTGGAAGGAGTGAGCAACCCAGATCAATACCTACTGCAGAAGAACTTTTCTCGGTTTCCAAATGTAGAAACTGAAATTGGGAATCACGTGAATTACACTATGTTTGCTTCAAATAGTGGTCCTTCGGTAGTGCCTGAGGCTTCTCTTTTTGTAGCTCTACCTACACACACAGCTCAAGGTTTCCCTCTCTTATACGTGATGAACATTGATGAAGCTGGCAATGTTTATTGTGAGGATGAGTACGTTATTAATCCTCGTGCTATTGCAACAATTTCTCAGGTGAACTCTGAGCATAGACAGAAAAATTATGAACCGAAGAGTCAAGCAGCTATCGGCACTTCTGTTCAGTCATCATTTGATGTTGAGATTCTTGACCAACTGGTGAGTAATGCCacacaaacaactggacaAGAGGTCATCGAGTCTCTCAAAAGAGAGTGTGAAACTGATTTAATCCATTGCACTGTACTGACTTGTCATCTGAATGACATGTATGCAGGTAGTGAAGCTGGTGTAGTTATCACCACAAGACTTTGGGAAGCAACTCTATTGTCACGAGAATTTGGATTTGAAGATCTGAAACTTTCCATTGTTGCTCATGTTATGCCTGTGAATGCTCCTGCTATCATAGGAGTTGCCTCAGACCATATTGTAGTCTCTACCTCGGTGTCACATGGTGCATTAGaacaacaaagcagcagctTGCCTGTATGGGCTTATGTCGTTGCTGTAGTTGGTTCGTTGCTTATCGTTACTGTCACAGTTGGTGTAATGTGGAAAGTTGGTTTCTTCAAGAGGAATACCAAAGAAAAACTTAAGGAGGAGAAGCGGAAAAGCCAGATGTATCTAGAAGAGTATGAAATGACAGAGTTGGAAGAACAAGATAAAAATTGTGCACCAGTTGATGAAAAGTGCTGA
- the LOC134189463 gene encoding G-protein coupled receptor 143-like encodes MAAPVGESFYCIPEDVLDQHQCIIYSALSVATGLLGFFGALYQLTIWKPHYSSRVQHLDSILQGNAPEPLQRSSTIVFSLALSDLFACAFIILKGVALPLIDRPSSIGDHHQYKVASISYVYWGLPLESCERFFYVCTYLWTLCFAVDILLKLTGRHPDQRLYHLIWPLAALLIGASLGILLTGSIDYCTVCLQLQLAYIPSFWLPVFTVMVANPLLYFVSSHRIRDQLRSTGRYTDDERHLLNVVKIKFLLMMFVFYFCWWTAIMALVINVQDQCTHKTYSILLILSAAFNPLQGLLNCLVYGKHHWFSKLVGRASFVRYETPSPSSENDLFRDQSPSGMMDFTTSGSSIHAASQH; translated from the coding sequence ATGGCTGCACCGGTGGGAGAATCATTCTACTGTATTCCAGAAGACGTCCTAGACCAGCACCAGTGTATTATCTACTCTGCTCTCAGTGTTGCAACTGGACTGCTCGGATTTTTTGGTGCTCTTTATCAGCTAACAATATGGAAACCTCATTACAGCAGTCGAGTGCAGCATTTGGACAGCATTCTGCAAGGCAATGCACCAGAGCCACTGCAGCGGAGCTCAACCATTGTGTTCAGTCTAGCATTGTCTGACTTGTTTGCATGTGCTTTCATTATTCTGAAAGGAGTGGCCCTTCCCCTGATAGACAGACCGTCAAGCATTGGAGATCATCATCAATACAAAGTGGCAAGCATAAGTTACGTATACTGGGGGCTACCACTCGAAAGTTGTGAGCGTTTCTTCTATGTGTGCACATACCTGTGGACTCTCTGCTTTGCTGTTGACATTCTACTCAAGTTGACTGGTAGGCATCCAGATCAACGATTGTATCATTTGATATGGCCATTGGCAGCTCTTCTGATTGGTGCAAGCCTTGGTATTTTGCTGACTGGAAGTATCGACTACTGCACTGTTTGCCTTCAACTGCAATTGGCATACATTCCATCATTCTGGTTACCCGTGTTTACAGTCATGGTTGCTAACCCTCTGCTTTACTTTGTCAGTTCGCATCGAATTCGAGACCAATTGCGGTCAACAGGTCGTTATACTGATGATGAAAGACACCTACTAAATGTTGTGAAAATAAAATTCCTCCTCATGATGTTTGTCTTTTACTTTTGCTGGTGGACTGCAATCATGGCATTAGTGATAAATGTTCAAGATCAGTGCACTCACAAAACATATAGCATCCTACTAATTTTGAGTGCAGCATTTAATCCTCTCCAAGGCCTTCTCAATTGTCTGGTTTATGGAAAGCATCATTGGTTTTCTAAGCTTGTTGGAAGAGCCTCATTTGTGCGTTATGAAACACCTTCACCTTCTAGTGAAAATGACTTGTTTAGAGACCAAAGCCCATCAGGGATGATGGATTTCACTACTAGTGGATCATCAATCCATGCAGCATCACAGCATTGA